A single region of the Streptomyces sp. ITFR-16 genome encodes:
- a CDS encoding ABC transporter ATP-binding protein translates to MSGHPLLTVRDLRVLIGGRHILHGVDLDVAAHGVTALLGRNGAGKTTTVLGILGLVPRAGSVRLDGEETAALPTHALVRRGIGYAPEDRGVFAGLTVAENLRLAERRGAGEPAYGLVHELFPELRKRARQLAGTLSGGQQQMVAIGRTLLNSNRLIIADEPTKGLAPKVVTEVAQVLERAAEAVPVLLVEQNLAVVRRLAGHCVVLADGRTAHRGPAAELLGDAEAARRLLGVGHGPVTAPPSVKADS, encoded by the coding sequence GTGAGCGGGCACCCCCTGCTCACCGTGCGGGACCTGCGGGTCCTGATCGGCGGCCGGCACATCCTGCACGGCGTCGACCTGGACGTCGCCGCCCACGGCGTGACCGCTCTGCTGGGCCGCAACGGCGCCGGGAAGACCACCACCGTCCTGGGCATCCTCGGTCTCGTCCCGCGCGCCGGCAGTGTCCGGCTCGACGGCGAGGAGACCGCGGCCCTGCCCACGCACGCCCTGGTCCGGCGCGGCATCGGCTACGCCCCCGAGGACCGGGGAGTCTTCGCCGGGCTGACCGTGGCGGAGAACCTGCGGCTGGCCGAGCGGCGCGGCGCGGGCGAGCCCGCGTACGGGCTGGTCCATGAGCTCTTCCCCGAACTCAGGAAGCGGGCCCGTCAGTTGGCCGGGACGCTGTCCGGCGGGCAGCAGCAGATGGTCGCCATCGGCCGCACTCTGCTCAACTCCAACCGGCTGATCATCGCGGACGAGCCCACCAAAGGCCTGGCGCCGAAGGTGGTCACCGAGGTGGCGCAGGTGCTGGAGCGGGCCGCCGAGGCGGTGCCGGTCCTGCTGGTGGAACAGAACCTCGCGGTCGTCCGCCGGCTGGCCGGGCACTGCGTGGTCCTCGCCGACGGCCGGACCGCACACCGGGGCCCGGCGGCCGAACTGCTCGGTGACGCCGAGGCGGCCCGCCGGCTGCTCGGCGTGGGCCACGGCCCGGTCACCGCACCCCCTTCCGTGAAGGCGGATTCCTGA
- a CDS encoding ABC transporter ATP-binding protein, translating into MLRLDGLGWSVGGATIVEDIALSVREGEFLAFIGPNGAGKTSLFNLISGLTLPTAGTIALDGADMTDRPAHVRARRGVGRTFQTSSLWPAMTVADHVRLAAQAARGGSYRLWRRADPYTAEVAGVLERTGLGHRAGASAAALSHGEKRKLELAVLLVGEPRLMLLDEPMAGVSAEEVPALTELIRTLHRDEGRTVLMVEHHMDVLLSLADRLAVMHHGRLLALDTPAAVTADPTVQQAYLGEGL; encoded by the coding sequence GTGCTCCGGCTGGACGGGCTCGGCTGGAGCGTCGGCGGCGCGACGATCGTCGAGGACATCGCCCTGAGCGTCCGCGAGGGCGAGTTCCTTGCCTTCATCGGCCCCAACGGGGCCGGCAAGACATCCCTGTTCAACCTGATCAGCGGACTGACCCTGCCGACCGCCGGCACGATCGCGCTCGACGGCGCCGACATGACGGACCGGCCCGCGCACGTGCGGGCCCGGCGGGGCGTGGGCCGGACCTTCCAGACGTCCAGCCTCTGGCCCGCCATGACCGTGGCCGACCACGTCCGGCTGGCCGCGCAGGCCGCCCGGGGCGGCTCGTACCGCCTGTGGCGGCGCGCCGACCCGTACACCGCCGAGGTCGCCGGCGTCCTGGAGCGCACCGGTCTCGGCCACCGGGCCGGGGCCTCGGCCGCCGCACTGTCGCACGGCGAGAAGCGGAAGCTTGAGCTGGCCGTGCTGCTGGTGGGCGAGCCGAGGCTGATGCTGCTCGACGAGCCGATGGCCGGGGTGAGCGCCGAGGAGGTCCCGGCGCTCACCGAGCTGATCCGCACCCTGCACCGGGACGAGGGCCGCACGGTCCTCATGGTCGAGCACCACATGGACGTCCTGCTGAGCCTGGCCGACCGGCTCGCCGTGATGCACCACGGCCGGCTGCTGGCCCTGGACACCCCGGCGGCCGTGACCGCCGACCCGACCGTGCAGCAGGCCTACCTCGGGGAGGGGCTGTGA
- a CDS encoding TetR family transcriptional regulator, whose translation MTAEARPASPPLTERQEARRRRILHASAQLASKGGFEAVQMREVAEAAGVALGTLYRYFPSKIHLLVATMQDQLQHMHGTLRKRPPAGNDAAERVADTLMRAFRAMQREPHLADAMVRALTFADRSVSPEVDTVSRLTTAIVLDAMGTADPTPEQLSAVRVIEHTWHSALITWLSGRASIAQVKIDIETVCRLIALTAPDPAP comes from the coding sequence ATGACAGCGGAAGCCCGACCGGCATCGCCGCCCCTGACGGAGCGCCAGGAGGCCCGCCGCCGCCGCATCCTGCACGCCAGCGCCCAGCTCGCCAGCAAGGGCGGTTTCGAGGCCGTCCAGATGCGCGAGGTGGCGGAGGCCGCCGGAGTGGCCCTGGGCACCCTGTACCGCTACTTCCCCTCCAAGATCCACCTCCTGGTCGCCACCATGCAGGACCAGCTCCAGCACATGCATGGGACGCTGCGCAAGCGCCCCCCGGCCGGGAACGACGCGGCGGAGCGGGTCGCCGACACCCTGATGCGGGCCTTCCGCGCGATGCAGCGCGAACCCCATCTGGCGGACGCCATGGTGCGGGCGCTGACCTTCGCGGACCGCAGCGTGAGCCCCGAGGTGGACACCGTCTCACGGCTCACGACGGCGATCGTCCTGGACGCGATGGGCACCGCGGACCCGACGCCCGAGCAGCTCTCGGCCGTCCGGGTGATCGAGCACACCTGGCACTCCGCGCTGATCACCTGGCTGTCGGGCCGGGCGTCGATCGCCCAGGTGAAGATAGACATCGAGACGGTGTGCCGGCTGATCGCCCTGACGGCGCCGGACCCCGCCCCCTGA
- a CDS encoding class I SAM-dependent methyltransferase, translated as MLTVDFTRFPLAAGDRVLDLGCGAGRHAFECYRRGAQVVALDRNGEEIREVAKWFAAMKEAGEAPEGATATAMEGDALNLPFPDESFDVVIISEVMEHIPDDKGVLAEMVRVLKPGGRIAITVPRYGPEKVCWALSDAYHEVEGGHIRIYKADELLGKIRGAGLKPYGTHHAHALHSPYWWLKCAFGVGRDGEDAALPVRAYHKLLVWDIMKKPLATRVAEQLLNPVVGKSFVAYATKPHLPAAAVRDGDVAKAEA; from the coding sequence GTGCTGACCGTGGACTTCACCCGCTTCCCGCTCGCCGCAGGCGACCGAGTGCTCGATCTGGGCTGCGGCGCCGGACGCCACGCCTTCGAGTGCTACCGGCGCGGCGCCCAGGTGGTGGCTCTCGACCGGAACGGCGAGGAGATCCGCGAGGTCGCGAAGTGGTTCGCCGCGATGAAGGAGGCCGGGGAGGCCCCGGAGGGCGCCACCGCCACGGCGATGGAGGGCGACGCGCTCAACCTGCCCTTCCCCGACGAGTCCTTCGACGTCGTGATCATCTCCGAGGTCATGGAGCACATCCCCGACGACAAGGGCGTGCTCGCCGAGATGGTCCGGGTCCTGAAGCCCGGCGGGCGCATCGCGATCACCGTCCCGCGCTACGGCCCCGAGAAGGTCTGCTGGGCGCTGTCCGACGCCTACCACGAGGTCGAGGGCGGCCACATCCGCATCTACAAGGCCGACGAGCTGCTCGGCAAGATCCGCGGCGCCGGCCTCAAGCCCTACGGCACCCACCACGCGCACGCGCTGCACTCGCCGTACTGGTGGCTCAAGTGCGCCTTCGGCGTGGGCCGCGACGGCGAGGACGCGGCGCTGCCGGTGCGGGCGTACCACAAGCTCCTGGTCTGGGACATCATGAAGAAGCCGCTGGCCACCCGGGTCGCCGAGCAGCTGCTCAACCCGGTCGTCGGCAAGAGCTTCGTGGCGTACGCGACCAAGCCCCACCTGCCCGCCGCCGCGGTGCGCGACGGCGACGTTGCCAAGGCCGAGGCGTGA
- a CDS encoding branched-chain amino acid ABC transporter permease: MSTLVLLTMTGLGLGALYFLVASGLSLIFGLMDVLNFAHGALLSIGAYGTWWAASGHLPGAGPGGAGFVLAVLFGTAVGTAAAVLLELGVVRPLYTRPREQVLATVGVGLAVPALLSGVWGSDARTFPGPEALSGTFGLLGAQVPVNRVVLVAAAVVVLVALRLFLGRTRHGLVVRAGVEDRAMVTALGIDVRRAFTLVFAIGGCAAALGGALGGLYFGSVDPRQGTSLLIFAFVVVVTGGMGSVTGTAAASVVIGLVQQFANYYTAAGLGDLAVVVLLAVLLLIRPRGLTGRLA, translated from the coding sequence ATGTCCACCCTCGTGCTGCTCACCATGACCGGACTCGGTCTGGGAGCCCTCTACTTCCTCGTCGCGTCCGGACTCTCGCTGATCTTCGGCCTGATGGACGTCCTCAACTTCGCGCACGGGGCCCTGCTGTCCATCGGCGCGTACGGCACCTGGTGGGCCGCGTCCGGGCATCTGCCCGGCGCGGGCCCCGGCGGCGCCGGCTTCGTCCTGGCGGTCCTGTTCGGTACGGCGGTGGGCACCGCGGCCGCCGTGCTCCTCGAACTCGGCGTCGTCCGCCCGCTCTACACCCGGCCGCGCGAGCAGGTGCTCGCCACGGTCGGCGTCGGGCTCGCCGTCCCGGCGCTGCTCTCCGGCGTCTGGGGCTCGGACGCCCGGACCTTCCCTGGGCCCGAGGCGCTGTCCGGGACCTTCGGACTGCTGGGCGCCCAGGTCCCGGTCAACCGGGTGGTGCTGGTCGCCGCCGCCGTCGTGGTCCTGGTGGCGCTGCGGCTGTTCCTCGGCCGGACCCGGCACGGTCTCGTCGTCCGGGCCGGGGTCGAGGACCGGGCGATGGTCACCGCGCTCGGCATCGACGTCCGCAGGGCGTTCACGCTGGTGTTCGCGATCGGGGGCTGCGCCGCCGCACTCGGCGGAGCGCTCGGCGGGCTGTACTTCGGCTCGGTCGACCCGCGCCAGGGCACCTCGCTGCTCATCTTCGCGTTCGTCGTCGTGGTCACCGGCGGCATGGGGTCGGTGACCGGCACCGCCGCGGCGTCCGTGGTCATCGGCCTGGTCCAGCAGTTCGCCAACTACTACACCGCGGCGGGACTCGGCGATCTGGCGGTCGTCGTCCTGCTCGCCGTGCTGCTGCTGATCCGGCCGCGCGGACTGACCGGGAGGCTCGCGTGA
- a CDS encoding PHP domain-containing protein translates to MDPVRALERIAFLLERGGGDTYRVQAFRTAARTVAAMPDGEVVQRVTNGSLERVKGIGPRTAQVIREAVAGEVPAYLERLETETESAGPLAEGGERLRALLRGDCHLHSDWSDGGSTIEEMGRTAAALGHDWAVLTDHSPRLTVANGLSPERLREQLAAVAELNERWAPFRLLTGIECDINPDGSLDQEDELLEQLDVVVVSVHSKLRMDPAPMTRRLLAAVRHPRADVLGHCTGRLVTGRGRPESRFDAEEVFAACAEAGTAVEINSRPERLDPPRRLLRQAVAAGTLFAVDTDAHAPGQLDWQIHGCARAEECHVPPDRVVTTWTADELLGWTREGRLPAALSG, encoded by the coding sequence ATGGACCCGGTCCGGGCCCTGGAGAGGATCGCCTTCCTGCTGGAGCGCGGCGGGGGCGACACCTACCGCGTCCAGGCCTTCCGCACGGCCGCCCGCACCGTCGCGGCGATGCCCGACGGCGAGGTGGTCCAGCGGGTGACGAACGGCTCGCTGGAGCGGGTCAAGGGCATCGGTCCCAGGACCGCCCAGGTCATCCGGGAGGCGGTGGCCGGTGAGGTGCCCGCGTACCTGGAGCGGCTGGAGACCGAGACCGAGAGCGCGGGACCGCTCGCGGAGGGCGGCGAGCGGCTGCGCGCACTGCTGCGCGGCGACTGCCATCTGCACTCCGACTGGTCGGACGGCGGCAGCACGATCGAGGAGATGGGGCGGACGGCGGCGGCGCTGGGCCACGACTGGGCGGTGCTCACCGACCACTCGCCCCGGCTCACCGTGGCCAACGGGCTCTCGCCCGAGCGGCTGCGCGAACAGCTCGCCGCGGTGGCCGAGCTCAACGAGCGCTGGGCTCCCTTCCGGCTGCTCACCGGCATCGAGTGCGACATCAACCCCGACGGCTCCCTCGACCAGGAGGACGAGCTGCTGGAACAGCTCGACGTGGTCGTGGTCTCCGTCCACTCCAAGCTGCGGATGGACCCCGCGCCGATGACCCGGCGACTGCTCGCCGCCGTGCGCCATCCGCGGGCGGACGTCCTCGGCCACTGCACCGGGCGCCTGGTCACCGGCCGGGGCCGCCCCGAGTCGCGGTTCGACGCCGAGGAGGTCTTCGCCGCCTGCGCCGAGGCGGGCACCGCCGTGGAGATCAACAGCAGGCCCGAGCGGCTGGACCCGCCACGCCGGCTGCTGCGGCAGGCCGTGGCGGCGGGCACGCTGTTTGCCGTCGACACCGACGCGCACGCGCCCGGCCAGCTGGACTGGCAGATCCACGGCTGCGCCCGCGCCGAGGAGTGCCACGTCCCGCCGGACCGCGTCGTCACGACCTGGACGGCGGACGAGCTGCTGGGCTGGACCCGCGAGGGAAGGCTGCCGGCGGCGCTCAGTGGTTGA
- a CDS encoding prenyltransferase: MSLPERTEHLVLPGVLTAGQAAETVAALLAEQCEDGALPWFRGHHLDPWDHTEAAMALDAAGEHEAAARAYDWLARNQNADGSWYAAYHDGDPQRPTDRGLETNFCAYVAVGVWHHYLATGDDAFVDRMWPTVFAAVEFVLRLQQPGGQIGWKREADGTPVTDALLTGSSSVHQALRCALALAERREEPQPDWELATGALGHAIRSHPERFLDKSHYSMDWYYPVLGGALTGEAATRRIEEGWDRFVVPGLGVRCVLPNPWVTGGESCELALALWVMGESDRALEILQSIQHLRAEGGMYWTGYVFEGNRAFWPEEHTTWTAGSLLLAVAALGGDEATTAVFSGERLPRGLEPDCCG, encoded by the coding sequence GTGAGTCTTCCCGAGCGGACCGAACACCTCGTCCTGCCCGGGGTCCTGACCGCCGGGCAGGCCGCCGAGACCGTCGCCGCGCTGCTCGCCGAGCAGTGCGAGGACGGTGCGCTGCCGTGGTTCCGGGGCCACCACCTCGACCCGTGGGACCACACCGAGGCCGCGATGGCCCTGGACGCGGCCGGTGAGCACGAGGCCGCCGCCCGCGCGTACGACTGGCTCGCCCGCAACCAGAACGCGGACGGCTCCTGGTACGCCGCCTACCACGACGGCGACCCGCAGCGGCCGACCGACCGGGGCCTGGAGACCAACTTCTGCGCCTATGTGGCCGTCGGCGTCTGGCACCACTACCTCGCCACCGGCGACGACGCGTTCGTCGACCGCATGTGGCCGACGGTCTTCGCGGCCGTCGAGTTCGTCCTGCGGCTCCAGCAGCCCGGCGGCCAGATCGGCTGGAAGCGCGAGGCCGACGGCACCCCGGTGACGGACGCGCTGCTGACCGGCTCCTCCTCCGTCCACCAGGCCCTGCGCTGCGCGCTCGCACTCGCCGAACGCCGCGAGGAGCCGCAGCCCGACTGGGAGCTGGCGACCGGGGCGCTGGGGCACGCGATCCGCAGCCACCCGGAACGCTTCCTCGACAAGAGCCACTACTCGATGGACTGGTACTACCCGGTCCTCGGCGGCGCGCTCACCGGCGAGGCGGCCACGCGGCGGATCGAGGAGGGCTGGGACCGCTTCGTCGTGCCGGGCCTCGGGGTGCGCTGTGTGCTGCCCAACCCCTGGGTGACGGGCGGCGAGAGCTGCGAACTGGCCCTGGCCCTCTGGGTGATGGGCGAGTCCGACCGGGCCCTGGAGATCCTCCAGTCCATCCAGCATCTGCGCGCCGAGGGCGGGATGTACTGGACGGGGTACGTCTTCGAGGGGAACCGCGCCTTCTGGCCCGAGGAGCACACCACCTGGACCGCCGGTTCACTGCTGCTGGCGGTGGCCGCCCTCGGGGGGGACGAGGCGACCACCGCGGTCTTCAGCGGGGAAAGGCTGCCCAGGGGGCTGGAGCCGGACTGCTGCGGCTGA
- a CDS encoding branched-chain amino acid ABC transporter permease: protein MSTATETHAHTGHGTPAAPAPAGRAGRLLRWWPAAVLLVLVVAPFSSVPVPGLLDGPPGSAGSLQLMAACLLFGALATGYDLLLGRTGLLSFGHALYFAAGSYATNLFLLEAGLPFALAALLGLLFGIALALVLGSVSLRVTGIGFSMVTLAFAQAGSILVSRDPGGITGGEEGRAAPADLLPSSLVGIDNTANLYWIALAYLVLTLGVVHWAVRSPTGRVWEGIKENERRVEVLGLKPYGFKLTAFVVAGALAALGGIVHLLLTGGSTPQTTTSDFTLSLLVMVVLGGSGTRWGPMVGGILYTWADHRLGDLAGSGTVADLPAVLRVPLSQPLFLLGVLFVAVVHLLPGGLARLPSRLRAVAHRKETGDQ, encoded by the coding sequence GTGAGCACCGCCACCGAGACACACGCACACACCGGGCACGGCACTCCAGCCGCCCCGGCACCCGCCGGCCGGGCGGGACGGCTGCTGCGCTGGTGGCCGGCCGCCGTCCTGCTCGTCCTGGTGGTCGCGCCGTTCAGCTCCGTGCCGGTGCCGGGGCTGCTCGACGGCCCGCCCGGCAGCGCGGGCAGTCTGCAACTGATGGCCGCCTGCCTGCTGTTCGGCGCCCTGGCCACCGGCTACGACCTTTTGCTCGGGCGCACCGGGCTCCTCTCGTTCGGCCACGCCCTGTACTTCGCGGCGGGCAGCTACGCCACCAACCTCTTCCTGCTGGAGGCGGGGCTGCCGTTCGCGCTCGCCGCTCTCCTCGGCCTGCTGTTCGGCATCGCGCTGGCGCTGGTCCTGGGGTCGGTGAGCCTGCGCGTCACCGGGATCGGCTTCTCCATGGTGACGCTGGCCTTCGCCCAGGCGGGCTCGATCCTGGTCTCCCGGGACCCCGGCGGCATCACCGGCGGCGAGGAGGGCCGGGCGGCCCCCGCGGACCTGCTGCCCTCCTCGCTCGTCGGCATCGACAACACGGCGAACCTCTACTGGATCGCCCTCGCCTATCTCGTCCTCACCCTGGGCGTCGTCCACTGGGCGGTCCGCTCCCCCACCGGGCGCGTCTGGGAGGGCATCAAGGAGAACGAGCGCCGGGTGGAGGTGCTGGGCCTGAAGCCGTACGGATTCAAGCTGACGGCCTTCGTCGTCGCGGGGGCGCTCGCGGCGCTCGGCGGGATCGTGCATCTGCTGCTGACGGGCGGCTCCACCCCGCAGACGACCACATCGGACTTCACGCTGTCGCTGCTGGTGATGGTGGTGCTGGGCGGCTCGGGCACCCGCTGGGGCCCGATGGTCGGCGGCATCCTCTACACCTGGGCGGACCACCGGCTCGGCGACCTGGCCGGCTCGGGCACCGTCGCGGACCTGCCGGCCGTGCTCCGCGTCCCGCTCTCCCAGCCGCTGTTCCTGCTGGGCGTGCTGTTCGTGGCCGTGGTACATCTGCTGCCGGGCGGCCTGGCCCGGCTGCCGTCCCGACTGAGGGCCGTCGCGCACCGGAAGGAGACCGGAGACCAGTGA
- a CDS encoding LLM class F420-dependent oxidoreductase encodes MRLGLALGYWGRGPDPAHLDLARAAEDLGYDSVWTAEAWGSDAFTPLTWIAAHTSRIRLGTAIAQMAARTPTATAMHALTLDHLSGGRMMLGLGLSGPQVVEGWYGRPFPASPLTATREYVDIVRQVLRREAPVELAGRFHTHPYEGPGATGLGKPLKPITHPLRAGLPLLLGAEGPKNIAQTTRIADGWLPLYWSPLRTDVYEASLGGLPEGFMIAPMARARVCDDVAEGLLPVKAMLGFYIGGMGAAARNFHADLMARMGYGAEARTVQRLFLEGRKEEAVLAVPDAFADEISLVGPRERIAERLEAWRKGPVTDLLVTAPDPHTLRVLAELNH; translated from the coding sequence ATGCGGCTCGGACTCGCGCTCGGTTACTGGGGCCGCGGCCCGGACCCGGCCCACCTGGATCTCGCCCGCGCGGCGGAGGACCTGGGCTACGACTCCGTGTGGACGGCGGAGGCCTGGGGCTCGGACGCCTTCACCCCGCTGACCTGGATCGCCGCCCACACCTCCCGCATCAGGCTGGGCACCGCCATCGCGCAGATGGCCGCCCGCACCCCGACCGCCACCGCCATGCACGCGCTGACCCTGGACCATCTCTCCGGCGGCCGGATGATGCTCGGCCTCGGACTCTCCGGCCCCCAGGTCGTGGAGGGCTGGTACGGCCGGCCGTTTCCCGCGAGCCCGCTCACCGCGACCCGCGAGTACGTGGACATCGTGCGCCAGGTGCTCCGCCGCGAGGCCCCCGTCGAACTGGCCGGCCGGTTCCACACCCATCCGTACGAAGGCCCGGGCGCCACCGGCCTCGGCAAGCCGCTGAAGCCCATCACACATCCGCTGCGCGCCGGGCTGCCACTGCTGCTCGGCGCGGAGGGGCCGAAGAACATCGCCCAGACCACCCGGATCGCGGACGGCTGGCTGCCGCTGTACTGGTCGCCGCTGCGCACCGATGTGTACGAGGCCTCGCTCGGCGGCCTCCCCGAGGGATTCATGATCGCGCCGATGGCCCGGGCGCGGGTCTGCGACGACGTGGCCGAGGGGCTGCTTCCGGTGAAGGCGATGCTCGGCTTCTACATCGGCGGCATGGGCGCGGCCGCCCGCAACTTCCACGCGGACCTGATGGCACGGATGGGGTACGGGGCCGAGGCGCGCACGGTCCAGCGGCTGTTTCTGGAGGGCCGCAAGGAGGAGGCGGTGCTGGCCGTCCCGGACGCCTTCGCGGACGAGATCTCACTGGTCGGCCCCCGGGAGCGGATCGCGGAGCGGCTGGAGGCCTGGCGCAAGGGGCCGGTGACGGATCTGCTGGTGACGGCGCCCGATCCGCACACGCTGCGGGTGCTGGCGGAGCTCAACCACTGA
- a CDS encoding glycosyltransferase family 4 protein: MTAEAIESGPRTGVDTSGTGAGDGPLRIALLTYKGNPFCGGQGVYVRHLARELARLGHSVEVIGAQPYPVLDEGVPLTELPSLDLYRQPDPFRTPERGEYRDWIDAAEVATMWTGGFPEPLTFSLRARRHLAARRGEFDVIHDNQTLGYGLLGDLGAPLVTTIHHPITVDRQLDLDAAPNRRRRASVRRWYAFTRMQKRVARRLPSVLTVSGSSKQEIVDHLGVQPRRVHVVHIGADTDLWSPDPSVAEVPGRIVTTSSADVPLKGLVHLVDALAKLRTDNPAAHLVVVGRRAEDGPVAQAIERHGLGDAVEFVKGISDTDLVDLVRSAQIACVPSLYEGFSLPAAEAMATGTPLVATTGGAIPEVAGADGETCLAVPPADAGALADALGRLLGDPELRARLGAAGRERVLARFTWKQAAIGTAALYREAIAARAATGPGGRR; the protein is encoded by the coding sequence GTGACCGCTGAGGCCATAGAGTCGGGCCCCCGCACGGGCGTCGATACGTCGGGTACGGGCGCCGGTGACGGGCCGCTGCGCATCGCGCTCCTCACGTACAAGGGCAACCCCTTCTGCGGCGGCCAGGGCGTCTACGTACGCCACCTCGCGCGCGAGCTCGCCCGCCTCGGCCACAGCGTCGAGGTGATCGGCGCCCAGCCCTATCCGGTGCTCGACGAGGGCGTCCCGCTCACCGAGCTGCCCAGCCTCGACCTCTACCGGCAGCCCGACCCGTTCCGCACCCCGGAGCGCGGCGAGTACCGGGACTGGATCGACGCGGCCGAGGTCGCCACGATGTGGACCGGCGGCTTCCCCGAACCGCTCACCTTCAGCCTGCGCGCCCGGCGCCATCTCGCCGCCCGGCGCGGCGAGTTCGACGTCATCCACGACAACCAGACGCTCGGCTACGGGCTCCTCGGAGACCTCGGCGCCCCCCTCGTCACCACGATCCACCACCCCATCACCGTCGACCGGCAGCTCGACCTGGACGCGGCCCCCAACCGCCGCCGCCGCGCCTCCGTCCGCCGCTGGTACGCCTTCACCCGGATGCAGAAGCGGGTCGCCCGCCGGCTGCCGTCCGTGCTCACCGTCTCCGGCTCCTCCAAGCAGGAGATCGTCGACCACCTCGGGGTGCAGCCCCGCCGCGTCCATGTCGTGCACATCGGCGCCGACACCGACCTCTGGTCGCCCGACCCGTCGGTCGCCGAGGTCCCCGGCCGGATCGTCACCACCTCCAGCGCCGACGTCCCGCTCAAGGGCCTCGTCCACCTCGTCGACGCGCTCGCCAAGCTCCGTACCGACAACCCCGCCGCGCACCTCGTCGTCGTCGGCCGGCGGGCCGAGGACGGGCCGGTCGCGCAGGCCATCGAGCGGCACGGGCTCGGGGACGCCGTCGAGTTCGTCAAGGGCATCAGCGACACCGACCTCGTCGACCTGGTGCGCAGCGCCCAGATCGCCTGCGTCCCGTCCCTGTACGAGGGCTTCTCGCTGCCCGCCGCCGAGGCCATGGCCACCGGCACCCCGCTCGTCGCCACCACCGGCGGAGCCATCCCCGAGGTCGCGGGCGCGGACGGCGAGACATGCCTCGCGGTGCCGCCCGCCGACGCCGGGGCGCTGGCCGACGCGCTCGGCCGGCTGCTCGGCGACCCGGAGCTGCGCGCGCGGCTCGGGGCCGCGGGCCGCGAGCGGGTGCTCGCCCGGTTCACCTGGAAGCAGGCCGCGATCGGCACCGCCGCGCTCTACCGGGAGGCGATCGCCGCCCGCGCCGCCACCGGCCCCGGCGGCCGACGGTGA
- a CDS encoding substrate-binding domain-containing protein: MRRTASRSRRSRTPVRTAAVLAAAGLLLTGCTAAGKAGDSGPGKSADDAAVKVGLVYSRTGLLADYGKQYRDGFMAGLDYATKGTRKVAGHRIEVTEQDDAGDPGKAVSAAKNLIGKGYKVLAGTTDSGVALQMAPLAAQNKVLYVSGPAATDAVTGINGYTFRSGRQSYQDILTAGAMLGDAEGKKVTVLAQDSTFGQANVTAVKGVLGAKGAKVGSVLAPPSATDLTPFARQVKAGGPDLVFVAWAGSTAPALWTALDQQGVLGAGKVVTGLAGTASYPVFGAAGAKVSFLAHYFPGAGGGNAVEKAMLDAVTKAGGTPDLFTPDGFTAAQMIVHAIAEGSATDPAAMVKALEGWSFDGVKGKAQVRAEDHALVQPMFVARLTGKGAALKPELLDTEPSDTVAPPVKPSAG; the protein is encoded by the coding sequence ATGCGTCGCACAGCCAGCAGATCCCGCAGATCCCGCACCCCCGTCCGTACCGCCGCCGTCCTGGCCGCCGCCGGTCTGCTGCTGACCGGCTGCACCGCCGCCGGAAAGGCCGGCGACTCCGGCCCGGGGAAGTCCGCCGACGACGCGGCCGTGAAGGTCGGCCTGGTCTACTCCCGGACCGGCCTGCTCGCGGACTACGGCAAGCAGTACCGCGACGGCTTCATGGCGGGCCTGGACTACGCGACCAAGGGCACCCGGAAGGTCGCGGGCCACCGCATCGAGGTGACCGAGCAGGACGACGCGGGCGACCCGGGCAAGGCCGTCTCCGCCGCGAAGAACCTCATCGGCAAGGGCTACAAGGTGCTGGCCGGCACCACCGACTCCGGCGTCGCCCTCCAGATGGCACCCCTCGCCGCCCAGAACAAGGTGCTCTACGTCAGCGGCCCGGCGGCCACCGACGCGGTGACCGGCATCAACGGCTACACCTTCCGCTCGGGCCGGCAGTCCTACCAGGACATCCTGACGGCGGGGGCGATGCTCGGGGACGCCGAGGGCAAGAAGGTCACGGTGCTCGCCCAGGACTCCACCTTCGGCCAGGCCAACGTGACCGCGGTGAAGGGGGTGCTCGGCGCGAAGGGCGCGAAGGTGGGCTCCGTGCTGGCGCCGCCGAGCGCGACGGACCTGACGCCGTTCGCCCGTCAGGTCAAGGCGGGCGGGCCGGACCTGGTCTTCGTCGCCTGGGCCGGGTCCACCGCCCCGGCGCTGTGGACCGCGCTGGACCAGCAGGGGGTGCTGGGCGCGGGCAAGGTCGTCACCGGGCTCGCCGGCACCGCCTCCTATCCGGTGTTCGGGGCGGCCGGGGCCAAGGTGTCGTTCCTGGCGCACTACTTCCCGGGCGCGGGCGGCGGCAACGCCGTGGAGAAGGCCATGCTCGACGCGGTGACGAAGGCGGGCGGCACCCCCGACCTGTTCACCCCGGACGGCTTCACCGCCGCCCAGATGATCGTGCACGCGATCGCCGAGGGCAGCGCCACCGATCCGGCCGCGATGGTCAAGGCCCTGGAGGGCTGGAGCTTCGACGGGGTCAAGGGCAAGGCGCAGGTGCGGGCCGAGGACCACGCGCTGGTGCAGCCCATGTTCGTGGCCCGGCTGACCGGCAAGGGCGCCGCCCTGAAGCCCGAACTGCTGGACACCGAGCCGAGCGACACCGTGGCACCGCCCGTGAAGCCCTCGGCGGGCTGA